TCGGGGACTCTTGGATTCATTAAGAACAATTAAGTCTCTAACAACTAATTAATTGCATAATCTATTATTTGACTCCCCCTCCTACAGGCCTCTAATGGGGCCCAGGCTGGTATTAGCAGGCCGGCTCTGAAGACGCGCTCCCCGGCAGGGAGAAAAAGGGAAAGGAGCGGAATTAATTGGGTTTGATTAAGAAAGCTTTTCTATGGGACAGAGCTTTTTTCGCATGACATAATTGGAGGTCAGAGAGTGGGGAGGTGGAGGTTGGGGTGGTTGCGGGGGGGGTTGATGACTGGCGCCAGTTTTttggtgtctttttttttttgttcctcccCCCTTTCTTTAAGTATCCTTGCAGCAGCCGCTGTATTAGTGCGATGTCTGTCCAGCCCTGAACACATCCACTGACATCGCACAcatacagtcacacacacacacacacagtttgagCTCTGTGTTCCCTCTTGTTTGGGATTACAATTATTTCACACTAGGCCCATATTTCAAGGCATCACTGATTTTCAGTTTGGCTTCCACCTCGCTTGAGTAAGATTTCCCATGGTATGCCACAATACAGAGGACGAGAAAACTTCTCTTCTGTGCCGCCGTTAAATAacagtttttttaaatctgcattCCACATTTCCCTCCTGTTGCACATCCTCTTTTGTCCTCTTGCTTGGGCAGCTGTGTATAAAACGTATTAGCAATAACACATATCCAAAATAGGTTTCACACATTTAAGAAGGAACTAATTTCTGACACTCCACCAAACTACAAAAACACACTCAAAAATCATCTGTGTTGCGATATTGGTGTCTCAGACCCTAACAGGAGTATATAAACGAGCTCCTGGAAGCTTTAACCTCACACGGGGGAGGTTAATCAGTGCTACACCACATTCAGACCACAAATGGCCTTCAGAGCCCTGCGCAACGCTTATTTGCTCCCCCTCCACACTTCCTCTTCAGTTGCAGTTAATAGGAGCGGCTCCTTTAACAGCCACGACGGCCAAGCGTGCTGGAATGTGCACAATACGCCAGCTGCACCGAGCACCCTGCCGGCTGACCCAgatcacagacacagacaattTGATAAAGAATACACACACCTTTCACTAATCGGCCTGAGACTCGCATGTTATAATCTGGTTACAGAGACTCAGcacaagagagagacagagaggtttGGCACGATGATGGGATTGTAGGgcgaaggtgtgtgtgtgtgtgtgtgtgtgtcagacaaTACAGTAAATGGATATAAGATGTACAAAAAGCAACCcccatataattataataataataataataataataataataatatatatttttaaaaaggatcAACATGCCCTGGTACTTGATCTTAGGCATGATTGGATTGCATCTCATTATAAAACTGGGATACTTCACCCATGCAGacaaaaacacaatgaaatgacCATTGAAGCTCATATACTGCAGTCTGATTGCAGGTCGAGCCTTGAAATTTCCCAATAGTGAGCAAGCGTAGTGTTCTAGAGTGACGCCTAGTggggaaacaaaaaacatgacacAAATTCAGTGTATGTGTAAGCACTTTAGGGTGCCTGTTTAACTAGCCAGCTCAAAAATACATAATCTAGTGTCCAGGTCATGGGTCTCAAACTCAGTTCATGGAGGGcatgtgtatgctggttttcgttccaaccgagtcctcaatgacttaattgatctaattgtttaattagctacatacatttatacaccTGTCCAGGCCCGGGATATTTTATAAGATACTGTACCTTGAATAAAATGCACTTTTAgaccatcaactgtaaaataccttgcaatatattgtttaaatatatcaaattgaataattaattagacaaattaagtaattgactcggttggaacgaaaaccagcataGACACGGCCCTCGAGGATTTGATTTTGAGACCCCTGGTCCAGGTGCTTCCTCATATTGAAGTAAAATTAggattatgtatatatatatatatatatatatacacacagacacagacacacacacacacacatacatatatgttaTTCTATCACTGCCATCATTTAAAGGTATTGTAATCTCAGGTATTGTGtatcattttctctctctgtttttattACTTTCGATATAACGGTCAATGAGAATACAATgtcattcatgtatttgtttaagaaaGATATCCCAAATGgacatgaaaatgaaaaccaaaactAAGAAAAAAGTGGGCTGTTGACGTCTGTTAGTTGCCCGTGTCCTGTTGTGGGCGCTGCGGTTTGCACTCATCCgttggctctctctctcacttcttTCACTCCATCGGGCTAAACGTCTCTCTCCTGCAGCTCTCTGATGAGCCAAAGAAGGGAGTATGTTGCCTAAaaacagaggggaaaaaaaaaaaagatgtgtgaagataaaaaaaataaatctggatTTATATTACttttgatgatgattattattgataATTAGATTTGCTAATAATAATGCTTGTCAGAAAAGTAAGTTTCACAAGTTTCTCTAAACATGgagaacaacaacacagccagaAGACAAAAGGTATTAATTGTGCCAGTGCCACGTACAGTACAGAGTCAAGTCACTCTGCCTCAGCTATTTCTGCAAAAACTGGTGCACTGAAAGGTGGACTGAGGCAGGAAGATTGTGGTTGGCTATGAAAGTACAGTTTCAGCAGCATAATGGAAATGTGGTTAAattagctttaaaaaaaaaaaaaaaattcaagacTAAATTGGATCTCCAATTGAATCAGGGAGGAAGAAGGTCCGATGCGTTTCCTAAGTGCAAGAGCTGGAAATAGTTCAGCACAGGATTAGGAATGTGAGCAAAATATGTTGGGTTTCAGCAAAAAGACTGAAAGTTATAAAGTATTCACATGAAATCGGACGGCGATTGTCCAGTCTGCCTGCAGGTCCTGTGCTCCTATTGGCTCCTGTGGATCCCTACCTGTGTGTGGGTGGGCTGTGAAAGAGGGGCTGGTCTGTCGGGCTGGATGGAGGCCTCCACAGTGCCAAGGACACGGTGCAGCAGTCGGGCCAGCGTTGGGGGGCCAGGGGTTGCCTTCCACACCACAGATGCCAAGGGGAGGACATGTTCTACAGGGTCCGGCTGCAGTACACTAGACTGACTCTTCTTCCCCAGAAAATGGCCTGCGGGCGAGAGAGGAGGATGCTGATTAACGCAAGGAATCAGTTTTAAAACTAACCAGCAGATGGACAGCTTTTTAGAAAGATGGGGAAAAAAGTACATGAAAAAAAGGGAATTACTGCGTCAGCAAGTGTAACAATAgaggaagatttttttttaaggagggagagaaagtgaAACTTAATATAAATGATTAAACTATAATCAGATTGTGTGAAGCTACACTGTGACACAGCAGTCCTTAGTCTTTTCATTTTCTCCCCACTCTTGGGGATCCTAATTAGGGAATTGAATGTTGCACTTCAAAGGGTTATGAACGCCTCTTGAGGAGAAATGGCGAGGAATCCCTGCGATAGAAGTTTAAAGAGAGAAAAGTAGAGGAGATTGCACCTACCTACAGCCCAATGGTACCCTCTGGGTGAGCGGTGCGTCCTAAGGAGGCTGTGGAGTCTGTTGGCAGGGTGTCCTGAATACAAGGGGGGCGTCACGAGGAGCAGCAGTACAGTGTGCGTCAACAGGAGCTCCCAGGGTGCCATGGCAATGTCTAGTTGATGCCCACTCCTTCTGCATGGCGCACAGAGAACCTCCAGCTTTATATCGAGCTTCCCCACCCTCCCCACAACACGCCCTGTCCCAGAGTCTGTCCCGCCCCGTCTCTCAGCCAGCTAGATTATTGAGGGTTAAATGTCATCAGTCTCCTCCAAATTGCTCTCAGTTTCACTCAATCTGATTAGTGTAAATGGACTTCAGATTTGCATTCTCAGTATTTGCTAATGTCATCTGTTAGATAGTGCTTCTGGATACCCATCATCTGATCATTTCAGATTTCCAGCAAACGACGAGACTTACACACGTTCACATGGGATTTGGCGGTTCCACCTGCTTGGAATGTAGGTTAATGGCCAAACAGCATGGGTCAGAGAACCACCATATTTCTGGCCATGGGAACGTTTGGGAACCTAGCACTTTTGTCCAGATACAATGGCATGTCTTTGCAAGGAAAGCCACCTAGAACTCACCTTGAGAACATCTACTCCCGAACCCAGCTTTAGGCAGGGCCGATCGAAAAAACTCTCACTTCCTCTTCTCAGTCTGTCATCTGCCCTTCTCTCTAGGGAAGAACCATAAAGAGCTCTTCTCAGAAGTGAAGCTGCTGCTGTTTCCTCCCCACCCTTCTCCATTACAACTGACGGGCCACTTACTTCAATTACTGTGCTGACAGCCAGCAACAGGAAATTCATCAAATGAAAATACCCCAGGCAAAACTAAGCAgcttttttttggtttctcGCTGCCGTCACGTGCCTTTCTGGGTACCTGAGAAGCTTAACAGCAGGACTTACGAATCTAAGAACCAGGCTCAATACCTACAGAGAACTTGACAAACATAGTGGACAAACAGCTTCCTTAGATTGAGCTGCTTTCTAGCTGGATCCCCAGATGATTTATCCCATTCTTGAGACGTGCAGAGAAATGTTGGATCAGAGAGGAAAGTGTTACAGGCaggcttttgattttttttaatgaataaaattaCAATATCTAATTGGAATTCCCCCTCAAAACCCTAAAAGcttttaataaacaaacaaaatggcaTAAAATGTTACTCAGCCCAGTTATAAATAATCCCTAGCTTACAATTTGGTCAATATCGCTGTTAACACTGgtgtttcagttttcttttcagTTAAGAGTCTGTAAATGACTTACGAAAGGCATCGCCAGTTCGTGTTAAGGCACTTATTAATTCTGTTATTTAaactcattcattcattatgaATTTAACTAAACAGAATGGCGTTTCACTTTCAGCAGCCAtaattgaataaaacaaaacaaaaaaacactatacAAAGGTGGGTGGCACTCATACATGGCAGATTGAGTGCATATGCAGTACCCGTGGTTAAACACACTAGCAGGAGTGGAAGTTTTGTTTGCTATGGAAGCTGAAGGTGAGGTCGTCTAAGTGTTCATGGGGCAGGCTGAGGGGTTTCTCTGAGAGCGACTTGGGCCGGTCCTCATCCAGGAACTCGGGGCTGAGAGTCTCCTCCGGCAGGTTGACTTTCCTGGGGGCGGTAGTGTCGGGGAAGTCCCCTGGGTGCGAGTAGTAGGACCAGCAGGTGGAGGCCGAGCCCACGGAAGACGTCTCGGACGCCGGGAAGCTGGCCAGGCTTCCGCTCTCCAGGCACTCGGAGAAGGAGGAGGACTCTGCGAGGCTGAGGGAGCGCAGGTCgaaggaggaggtggaggaggagatggaggaggaggaggggtacGGCTGCCGGGGCTCGTGGAGGTTGAGTTTGGCCACCAGTGGTTTGCCTACGGTGACCGTTTGTCGCTCCTGGACCTCCTCGTCCATGTTGGAGTACTGGTAGTGGAGGCACACGGTGAAGGTGAGGTCCTTCTGTacgaacacagacacagatgtcAGAAACAGTCCTAGAAATCAATCGGAGGTccccacccaacacacacacacacacacacaatctacaGTGATCTGCGGACCTTGAGTCTCTGCAGGGCGCTGAGGCGGGTGTACAGACACACGGGCTCTGGGAAAGGCAGGTTGTCCAATGTGAACAGCAGGCTGCCAGCGTCTTGGGGGCTCTCCTGGTTTGTCATCTTCAGGTCCACCTCCAGCCCCTtgtcaaacacaaacacagagagagagcaccCCCTGTCAGCAACAAACAACACAGACATACTTCTGGATAAAGattgaaaaaaattgaaaacaaacaacaaacaaaacaaatcaaactacAACAGGCAAAACTGTAATAACCTAACCAAGGACATCCCACACGGGAGAGCTGACTAACAGAAGAATGGCACAGACCCActgaggaagaagaaaaatccAAATCTTTAAGCTTGGAAAAGAAGACCGACTCTGAAGAGCCAGACAGCAAACACAATCCTTGCTCGCTTGGCTGGGAGAGGGGTCAGCTGACCTCTGAGAAGTCGGTGAGCTGGGCGCTGCAGGTCAGGACGTTGGCAGGCTTCTCCAGGACGCGGGTGTAGATGATCATGATGTTGGAGAACTCAGCAGCGAAGCCCAGCTGCACCCTCACGCCACAGTCAAACTGCAGGTACTTTCTCTCCGGGAGCACTGGCAGACATTGGGACGCCACACACAATTATTACCCTTTTCCCAACAGATAATAAagtattgttttgcattttttcttACTAGGAAATCTTACTAGTCCTTATTAGTCCTTACTTACTAATCTCCACCCCCATTGTTTCTTCTTGATTACCTGTGCCTGTACTGTCGGCTTACTTGAGgatgatacaaaaatattaaaaggaAAGTCTTGTAATAAGTGGAAGGGGGAATAATTTCAGTCCCAGACAGGGCAGTGTGAATGCTAAAGGTTGTGTGGGTGTTGTGTCGgaggtctgtgtgcagagggtCCTCACCGTGTGCGATGGCCCACTGCAGGTTGCGTGCGGAGGTGGCCTCAGGACAGTCAGAGCCCTGGATGCGGTCGGTGAGTGCTCGCCTCTCCGACAGGTTACTGCGCAGCTCCAGAGCCTGCCTGCCCCGCGTGATCTCGCACTGGCCCATGTCTGCGCAAAGGGGGAAGGGCGAGAGAGCCGAGAGATGGATGGGAGAGGAGAGAAAAGCATGAGAAAGACAGAGGAAGTGACAGGCGGGAGGTGACtggagaagcagagagagaggccgAGAGGCATGGAGATGGATGGGACCTCACCTTCAGCCACTCTGTCCAGCATGACTGTGACTTTCTCGTCCTCCAGGAGGCGCTGTCTCAGGAAGCTGATGAAGATCCCATTCGACAGGGAGCCTTTATTCACTTCGTAGGCCTCGGCATCGACACACCTGCAgtcacacaccaacacacacttaGTCAAACACAGAACGTATGCACGGAAACTACACAACCCTAACACAGAAGGTGGACTCACGTGGCGTATCCGAACACAATGTTCGCCGTCACCTTCAGCGGCCCGGGCTGGGGAATGATGTCATCGTTGAAATTCCTGCAAAGAGGACATACGGGACTTGAAGATCTAATCGGAGGCCTTGTGGACAGTGGGGTGAGGCGCACAGTGGCCAGAGAGCAGGCAAGACTTCGGGGGGGGCAGGCATACCGTTTGCGACACATGTCCAGCAGGAAAACATTGAGGCCCGTCTTGCGTTCCTGCATGCGCTGCAGCACGTCCTGCACCCACAGGCAGTGCTCCGAGGTGTAAGAAGCGGGGGCGTCGATGGGCACCATGAAGCTGTTGCCGTAGTTCTCGTAGCCGTGACCAGCGAAGTACAGCAGCCCTGCAGCAGAGCACGGCACGCGGTCAACACACGCAAGGGCCGGGCAGAGACAGGACCAAGAGGACAACAGTCACGTGGAACCATCAAACGATTGGTTAGATCAACGATATCGTCATACATTCCAGTGGTCAGGAGAGGGACTACCCAACCAGGCCTCAACCCaaatacagacagagagacgggCGGGCGGACTGACCGTACACCCCTCtgtccagcagcagcaggaactCCGTGACTGCGCTCTGCATCTCGTGTCTGTCCAGGTCCAGCAGGGATACGACCTTGAAGTCCAGCTGGCGCAGCAGGTTGGTGAGCTCGTGGACGTCCGCCATGGGCGCTCTGAGCTGCCGGTGATGCTGGTAGTTCATGTTGCCCATCAGGAGGGCCACCTTGTCTGTGGCTGCCGGGGGAGAGGGAGCGAAGGAGAGGTTAGGAAGAAATAAACCGGTAATGCAGAATATAAACACTGCGCTTGGGCTTGAGAGAAGCAGAGGAAGAGTCCGAGGCTAGAGAATCATCAAGACAAGGCCCCACGACCGGTTACtgttactttttcttttccttgttcTTACTTGCTTACTTACCGTAGAAACGACTTAGCTGACGAGCCGGGCTGGGCACAAAACCTGCGGAAGGAACCAGTTAGGGTTAAACCAGGCTTTCACTTGGTCTAATCTTAATTAAAGACGACAACAGGGATGTTCTACAACTTGGCCTCATCGCCAAGATTCACTGTCGCATATTTACTGAAAGCGATTCCAGAGGAGCCCTCAAGTGAAGGAAGAGTTCATCGCACACCCTTGCCTTATTTGACAAACACTCTTATGCATTTCTCCTCCTTATCCTCTCCAGGGTTGTATCCAACATTTATAAACAGGATTTAGAACTAGAGACCTACGTTTTGCACAActttgttttggtattttttgCACAAGTTTTTTGTAAAATGCAGGTCTGTATTTATAACCTCTGAAATCTTAActatttgtttcagttttgtatgtATCAGTATATTCTCACAAAACACAGATGATTAACACCTCTGCACTTAAAAAAAACCtgttgatttataaaagtagAAGACTTGTGAACAGATAGTACCATACAGAATGTGTGAAAAACACGTAAAATACAGTGCTATCGAGTGATACAATCTGCAGAGAGCCTATCTTGGCAAGCTGGGGCTTTACTTTGTTTTAACACTTCATAATTGTGAAAAAATATCAGTTTCCTTATCGGCTCGCAGTGTCAGAGCTCAGATATTCTGAAGTGGACAAGGTGGGGGGGCAAGGAGAGTGAAGGTTCAAACACCTGGATCTCTCTCTTCATCGGAGACGGAGCCAGGACCTGCACAACAGCCAGAGAGGACAGGAGAACAGCATTCAGATGATACTCGCAATATAACAACCTCCATTCAGGTTTCTTACTGTGCGCTTCTTGCGGCCTAAATCACAATCACTTACTGCCTTTAATCGCAAATCCACAAATCCTAAGGCAGCTACAATAGCATCATCTTTTGAAAAAGACTACTGCGGTGACTGATAGCTAATCTCCTTTCTGCTACAGTAGCCCTGCatttatgtttaaattaaaagacaCCAAAGACCAACATCGCCTCTCACCGATCTCCACATGCACTGGGTCGCTCCACAGCTCGTGGTAGAGGTTATACACCCTGCATCTGTATGTCCCTCTGTCCGCTGTTGTCACGCAGTTGATCTGGAAAGATGAAAACGAAACTGTCATTGTCTCGGCCACAAACTAGACTGAGTTGCAACAAACCCAACTTGCAACACTCTTACAGGAGTCATTATCAAAGGAACACTAAACTAGGTAGTGCAACAGGGCGTAAGCATGCAGTGTCTCATCTAAGATAAGCCGATAAATGTAGGCGTTTGTCTAAAGGTGCAAAAAGTCAAAAGCTGTGTGTCGAGGAACTGACATCCGTGGTGCATCCGGAATTGTTTATCTGACGATTTCCCCAAAAAATGCGACACTGATGCATGCGTTGGGAAGCGTTGTCTAAATGGGAAAACTGTTTCAATTGCAATATGCCTTTGAAAACATGATCTTGGCTGCTATGGAACAACACCATCAATCTGCCTAATTGGACAAACAAAACCAGACAAATAGGGGAACCAGTGTTATCATCACTGGGCAGGCCAGACCTAGTCTCACCTTCAGACAGGACTGGTGGGCCTGAGACACGGGCTCCTTGTTGTGGTACCACTGGTACTGTGGGGGGGGGTTGCCCTCAGCTACGCACTCCAGGAGAAGAAGGTCACGCTCGGCCACTTCCATTGGCCAGGGCTGGGTGGTGATGCGCAGGCCACTCACGGTGGAGGGCAGGAAGCTGGCCTGGAGGAGGGCTGGGGGAGACATTGTCACAGAGAGGACAATGCTATTGCGCTTGCACAGTTTTTCAGATTTACAGAGCCTCTAacccagtggttcccaaaccggtcctgggggaccccctaccctgctggtttttgttccaaccgagctctcaattatttatttaaaccttaattgaagtaaaaatctgcttagattttacttttcaaattgtataagaaaatagttgtttcttcaatacgttttttaatataattctatacttaacttaaaacccctactgtttaaaataattaaaagtctctgatttaggaaattattagttcaattaagggatcaattaagtaattgagagcttggttggaacaaaaaccagcagggtagggggtcccccaggaccggtttgggaacaaCTGCTCTAACCCATCTCTCTGAGCAGCTGAAGGGATGTACGAGCGGGCGAGGGTGGAGACGGGCTGTACCTGAGCTGGAGGAGGTGGGACTC
This sequence is a window from Amia ocellicauda isolate fAmiCal2 chromosome 22, fAmiCal2.hap1, whole genome shotgun sequence. Protein-coding genes within it:
- the malt2 gene encoding MALT paracaspase 2 isoform X2, whose amino-acid sequence is MGDWNLPLGTLGEGVLSRLSDMLDNSTCGWRQLATAVTDQPHLRCSEKELMNCSLQVLSAKGSPSRSLLAKLADRSCSLGVLLQCLKKMDHREAVRYLTDTVAGSAGHISILVQPRSQNAPEGGRLMLTCRASGPTGLAYQWFKEKEEIPKGSSPELVFSPLSAAHNGYYICRISQGDQFLFSQWAKVSVAQSPTSSSSALLQASFLPSTVSGLRITTQPWPMEVAERDLLLLECVAEGNPPPQYQWYHNKEPVSQAHQSCLKINCVTTADRGTYRCRVYNLYHELWSDPVHVEIGPGSVSDEERDPGFVPSPARQLSRFYATDKVALLMGNMNYQHHRQLRAPMADVHELTNLLRQLDFKVVSLLDLDRHEMQSAVTEFLLLLDRGVYGLLYFAGHGYENYGNSFMVPIDAPASYTSEHCLWVQDVLQRMQERKTGLNVFLLDMCRKRNFNDDIIPQPGPLKVTANIVFGYATCVDAEAYEVNKGSLSNGIFISFLRQRLLEDEKVTVMLDRVAEDMGQCEITRGRQALELRSNLSERRALTDRIQGSDCPEATSARNLQWAIAHVLPERKYLQFDCGVRVQLGFAAEFSNIMIIYTRVLEKPANVLTCSAQLTDFSEGLEVDLKMTNQESPQDAGSLLFTLDNLPFPEPVCLYTRLSALQRLKKDLTFTVCLHYQYSNMDEEVQERQTVTVGKPLVAKLNLHEPRQPYPSSSSISSSTSSFDLRSLSLAESSSFSECLESGSLASFPASETSSVGSASTCWSYYSHPGDFPDTTAPRKVNLPEETLSPEFLDEDRPKSLSEKPLSLPHEHLDDLTFSFHSKQNFHSC
- the malt2 gene encoding MALT paracaspase 2 isoform X1, whose product is MMLHVSAQCTERENNANVIVAPTLDIRHASEGSPGQKMGDWNLPLGTLGEGVLSRLSDMLDNSTCGWRQLATAVTDQPHLRCSEKELMNCSLQVLSAKGSPSRSLLAKLADRSCSLGVLLQCLKKMDHREAVRYLTDTVAGSAGHISILVQPRSQNAPEGGRLMLTCRASGPTGLAYQWFKEKEEIPKGSSPELVFSPLSAAHNGYYICRISQGDQFLFSQWAKVSVAQSPTSSSSALLQASFLPSTVSGLRITTQPWPMEVAERDLLLLECVAEGNPPPQYQWYHNKEPVSQAHQSCLKINCVTTADRGTYRCRVYNLYHELWSDPVHVEIGPGSVSDEERDPGFVPSPARQLSRFYATDKVALLMGNMNYQHHRQLRAPMADVHELTNLLRQLDFKVVSLLDLDRHEMQSAVTEFLLLLDRGVYGLLYFAGHGYENYGNSFMVPIDAPASYTSEHCLWVQDVLQRMQERKTGLNVFLLDMCRKRNFNDDIIPQPGPLKVTANIVFGYATCVDAEAYEVNKGSLSNGIFISFLRQRLLEDEKVTVMLDRVAEDMGQCEITRGRQALELRSNLSERRALTDRIQGSDCPEATSARNLQWAIAHVLPERKYLQFDCGVRVQLGFAAEFSNIMIIYTRVLEKPANVLTCSAQLTDFSEGLEVDLKMTNQESPQDAGSLLFTLDNLPFPEPVCLYTRLSALQRLKKDLTFTVCLHYQYSNMDEEVQERQTVTVGKPLVAKLNLHEPRQPYPSSSSISSSTSSFDLRSLSLAESSSFSECLESGSLASFPASETSSVGSASTCWSYYSHPGDFPDTTAPRKVNLPEETLSPEFLDEDRPKSLSEKPLSLPHEHLDDLTFSFHSKQNFHSC